agcaattgaaaaacTGCTCTTAAGCTGAAACCTATCTTAttttctcaaagctctctcttgcttacTCTTGCAATCTGAGAATTACTAAAATTCTGAGCTACTAATCATTCTTCTCAAAGCTCTACAATCTGAATTACTGATTTCCATCTAAAGAAGTATTCAGGTGAaattgttcttgagcttcaactctatttcttttgatagtTGTTATTGAAGTATGTAGTGATTTTAATTGTACTAACTAattctatctgagagcattctttgtacaaaagaaacatttgcttatttcttgtttcttgtttctttgacggttcaagtgaTTGGATCATTGTAACTGAGCGtagggtatcatttggagagggggttccaccctaaaggagggttgtaatcgATTTGTTTCGCGCGGAAAGGAacaagttagtggaatccttaggcggtcttgcctaaggcgaggatgtaagctagggataagccgaacttcataaaaatctcggtctcactctctacccttttctatttaaatttaagcatatacaaattgtgtttcaaagtgtaGATTTGCTGAAAATCTGAGATGGAGACGACCTTTTAATCTAataaagtacgttggttaatatttttcagaaaccttaaagggagtacgttgattaatcactTGCAAAATCTTGATTAAAATGAGCGCTTAAAAAATCATTGATACAGGGCTACAAACTGAAATATTGGCAAACACTCAAAAACAGCAAGTGCAACAACTCTCACAAAATTGTTTAAGTATTGAGATTAGTTGATTGATTATTGTTTAGTTTGTGATTGGTATTTAGTttgtgtttggattgtggttaatttaaaattaagttattcttgtgtgtttgcttaaagGTTGAAAATTCTGTGAAAATACTTCAaatgaatttttataaacccaattcaccccccccctcttgggataacaccttgactttcaattggtatgagagtcaggttatagcaaatcctaattagaagctatataaaggtctaaatggcacacctaggtgtttcCCCTTTTGTTGAAGGTCAATTATCTACTAGACCGCCtatcttttgtgatttaaattattcattttgaaaacaaagaatgaggatatatattcaaaccatggattggaaagaaTTGAAGGTTGTCACACAGGGTGACTACATTCTTACTAAACTcatagatggtaaagaagtttcGAAAGAAGAAAGAGACCTAACCGACAATTACTATAAAAtaatgcaagtaaattctagtggcATGCTCGCAGCCCAACTTTGCCTTTGCCCATGGACAACTTTCAGTCCAAGTCACAACTAGGTGGCTATATAAAGAGTGCGCTGCAACAAGTCCTAAAGACCAAATCAATTTCAATCCTTTTCACCAAAATAAATATTAAGATGAATTCAACAAATTGAAGCCGCGAGTGGGTCCTCAAATTAATGGATTTTTTATACTTTATTCTATTCTTTATGACCATCCATAATTGCTGGACCATACGGTGTCCTGTTCTTTCAGATCGAAAAAGGAGTCGCCCCTCTTCAATGGGTTTCTCCTTTCTCTTCCTAGCAAGCTTCTTGCTATTTGCTTGGCATGTCGTCTCAGGAGCAGGGACCACCAGGTCCACTTATATCGTCCACATGCACAAGTCCCTCATGCCCAAGGCATTTGCCAGCCACTTGACACTGGTACTCTGCTACCAAGGAGTTAATGTTTTCGTTTTCTTGTTTTTGATATGCTCGGTGCTAATCTTTACAGATCTCTCtatttatgttaatttttttggGTGTTTTTGATTTGGGTTCTTGGTGGAGATCTTAACATTTCAATTTCTagatcgatttttttttttttttttttttttttttttgtttggggtCCGAGGGGGATCTTAATTCCTCCGGCATCAGCCCATTTTCTTAATTCCTAACATCTAAGTCGCGCTCCCATTTCCTTGTCCTTTCATGAAATCAAAAATAACCCCTGTGAGTTTTGCCACGGCACTGTCGCTTCTGATGAAAAGAGCAAAAATTTGACATCTTGTTCCTATGACATTTTCTCTACCCTTGAAGGTATGCTTTCATTGTATTTtgggctccattctccgctaTACTTGTTGAGTTAAAAAGTGTAGGCGTGACTAAGAAATCTAGCTTTGTAAAATGTTTGTGAAATGCCTAGTGACTGTtggattgaaaatatatatatattactgatcGTTTATGAAAAACGTCagtagtattatatatatatatatatatatatatatatatatatatatatatatatatatagccttttTCATTAGCTCCACCAAACATTTTAtggatttcttttttctttttctttttttttggcaAAAGGGTTTTAATTGGACATTATTTATTTGAGAAGATGATTCATCATTTCTCGCTGAGGAACGAGGCAGCTAGTGGCACAAGAATTGCAGTTCATGGATTGGAAACCCATCCGATTCTAAATCTAAGCTTTCATTTCTAACCTCCCAAACACATGTTTAATGTATAAGAAAATCTAGTGAACTAAAATTCCATTCCTCTTATTCCTCTTGGTGTTTAAAGTCTAAAAGTTTGTGCTACACGTGCTTCCTGTTTGTCTGATGCTGTGCATTGCCCATTGTCTTGCTGAAATGCCCATAATATAGCTCAATATTCTGCAGAAAGACTATTAAATTCCGTGACTCTACTAAATTGGGATTTCGGGTGTGATTCCTTGCAATATTTCACTTACTAACAGAAAAGTCCATACCTGGATTACCTTTTTGTTTTCCTTGcgttttctttttttcaaagcTCTTGACAGTGCTGCATTGATTCAGCACACCCCTAGTTACTGTATTTTTTTTCCCATGTGGGTAAAGATACGCGGTTATTATCATATTGTGTTAATCAATAGATAGCAAAGCATTTTTCTATTACCAGTGGACCTTCTAATTCACTCTGTTATGCACTAATTGTTTGCAGTTCGAGAGATATGGAGAGCTTCCTATTTACCTCAGAATCAGTGAATGAGGGACACCCTGAAAAGTTGCGCCATCAGATCTCTGATGCAGTGCTTGATGCCTGCCTTGCGCAGGATCCGGACAGTAAAGTTGCCTGCAAAACTTGTACCAAAACCAACATGGTCATGGTCTTTGGAGAGATCACAACCGAGGCTCAAGCAGATTATGAGAAAATTGAGCTGGACACATGCCAAGGGATTGGATTCGTCTCAGATGATCTGGGTCTGGACGCTGACAACTGCAAGGTTCTTGTTAACATTGAACAGCAGAGCCCTGATATTGCCAAGGGAGTCTATGGTCATCTCACCAAGCGACCTGAGGAGATTGGTGCTGGTGACCAGAGCCACATGTTCGGATATGCCCAACAAATTGTTCAATTAGATGGGTATCCTTGAATCTTTCGAATATTACCAA
The sequence above is a segment of the Malania oleifera isolate guangnan ecotype guangnan chromosome 8, ASM2987363v1, whole genome shotgun sequence genome. Coding sequences within it:
- the LOC131163070 gene encoding S-adenosylmethionine synthase 2-like; translated protein: MESFLFTSESVNEGHPEKLRHQISDAVLDACLAQDPDSKVACKTCTKTNMVMVFGEITTEAQADYEKIELDTCQGIGFVSDDLGLDADNCKVLVNIEQQSPDIAKGVYGHLTKRPEEIGAGDQSHMFGYAQQIVQLDGYP